Proteins from a genomic interval of Epinephelus fuscoguttatus linkage group LG16, E.fuscoguttatus.final_Chr_v1:
- the si:ch211-217g15.3 gene encoding uncharacterized protein si:ch211-217g15.3 → MLRFSLVVCASLILGITAKPYKPWNKLTDEAFQDTVVSIDDKGRMSWGVEVEPPQDMDETDYDIDPSMMIWKSMAGTGWDKQPLKAEEDLDELHHPSMADLLKVQIQNLDTFPAADIQAQPWQEDADMKSNQEPEEDKDDINHPGFSEVALNEPEQDWDEVYHKAREQLDGYLAPLRAEYKAEAESRISHSEPEKDEDALYHHDDQGSPVQMEPLRPEVVAESKARLHLQPEEDMDDVYHRDLPELIPDHEAAAPVYLPSERKHSEPEEDLDHLYHP, encoded by the exons ATGTTAAG GTTTTCTCTGGTAGTCTGTGCGTCTCTGATACTCGGTATCACAGCGAAGCCATACAAACCATGG AATAAACTCACAGATGAAGCCTTCCAGGATACTGTTGT ATCCATAGATGACAAAGGAAGGATGTCCTGGGGAGTTGAAGTGGAGCCTCCGCAGGACATGGACGAGACTGACTATGACATTGACCCTAGCATGATGATTTGGAAGAGCATGGCAGGCACAGGATGGGACAAACAGCCCCTGAAGGCTGAAGAAGACTTGGATGAGCTACACCATCCTTCAATGGCTGATCTTCTCAAAGTTCAAATTCAAAACCTGGATACTTTCCCTGCTGCTGACATCCAGGCACAGCCCTGGCAGGAAGATGCTGACATGAAGTCCAATCAGGAACCAGAGGAGGACAAAGATGACATCAACCACCCTGGTTTTAGTGAGGTGGCGCTGAACGAGCCTGAGCAAGACTGGGATGAAGTCTACCACAAAGCGAGGGAGCAGCTGGATGGATATCTGGCTCCACTACGGGCTGAATACAAAGCTGAAGCAGAGAGCCGCATTTCACACTCTGAACCAGAGAAGGATGAGGACGCGCTGTATCACCATGATGACCAGGGTTCACCTGTGCAGATGGAGCCACTGAGACCTGAGGTTGTGGCTGAAAGTAAGGCGAGACTTCACCTTCAACCAGAGGAGGACATGGACGACGTGTACCACCGAGATCTCCCAGAGCTCATCCCTGACCATGAGGCTGCTGCTCCTGTTTATTTGCCATCTGAGAGGAAACACAGCGAGCCAGAGGAAGATCTGGACCATCTCTACCACCCATAA